The following proteins are co-located in the Longimicrobiaceae bacterium genome:
- the argR gene encoding arginine repressor yields MKPQRHAAILDLVRGQRVSSQEVLRELLNARGIEVAQATLSRDIRELGLVKVPDEHGGALYTLPADVVDPTPTLARLLPALYLGADGVGNLLVVKTLVGGAQPIAVGIDWEEWPEIVGTIAGDDTILVILRDEGFRAKVVKRLEEIAGI; encoded by the coding sequence TTGAAGCCCCAGCGACACGCGGCGATCCTGGACCTGGTGCGCGGGCAGCGCGTCTCCTCGCAGGAGGTGCTGCGCGAGCTGCTGAACGCGCGCGGCATCGAGGTGGCGCAGGCCACGCTCTCGCGCGACATCCGCGAGCTGGGGCTGGTGAAGGTGCCCGACGAGCACGGCGGCGCGCTCTACACCCTGCCGGCCGACGTGGTGGACCCCACGCCCACGCTCGCCCGCCTGCTGCCCGCGCTGTATCTGGGCGCGGACGGCGTGGGGAACCTGCTGGTGGTGAAGACGCTCGTGGGCGGCGCGCAGCCCATCGCGGTGGGCATCGACTGGGAGGAGTGGCCGGAGATCGTGGGCACCATCGCCGGCGACGACACCATCCTCGTCATCCTGCGCGACGAGGGCTTCCGGGCGAAGGTCGTCAAGCGCCTGGAGGAGATCGCCGGCATCTAA